Proteins encoded by one window of Haliotis asinina isolate JCU_RB_2024 chromosome 6, JCU_Hal_asi_v2, whole genome shotgun sequence:
- the LOC137286538 gene encoding zinc finger protein 595-like, giving the protein MSDSENASLITSLYSEIGSSEPHSVQVTVRLDQEGNSVINIPEAGPAKDDSVTYYYRCGLCQLDFVTYQELTNHLQHLHLRNHQFSLKGKDKDYSSLKHVIVITGTEAFHCELCNVQFAESEHAREHFNSHHGSQLGTCVDGVIEEKISDWKTNQVKKPFLCNICGKGFSKQSNVAHHKKTHSFKKCKYCDKMFLIHSDLEKHLSNHKGHWTDSVEFQVDESKEKGEKCVDGIVRNVEMSTLNENLNTVGTGKEQTAVLEQTQEKKDTLTSAEALTNDKTDENDSFSGDDFDEMISFGDAAVDVVLNDVKKFTCHVCGKTVNGKQQFDDHIATHDEQFQCDLCEKVFTTVEQLDDHELTHGGEDLYKCRVCGRTFRQTRHLKLHLKIHVEKFKCEECGETFPTYSSRKEHVRSHIESAPFKCDICEKRFTLKNCLRRHYSIHSGEKPHKCKHCDKCFRLASSLRYHERVHTGEFPLMCDFCDKRFRLSQALKKHVASFHASVKPYKCDICNKGFVEKGRLTAHRSRVHFGLKNKKTDKPESSDEKHSSYACMVCKEGLKDADDLENHLRSCPSQHKENNELVLEERVDKNEQLKIFLCVKCEKGFTSCEKLLAHMRRHGEPSWLNKSGSCRSTCHICNKTVNHLQKHLVTHMGLKPFSCEVCGKSFPERYILTKHMKSHSTVRHYECKLCNSAFKRGDNLKRHLKVTHNVDPEKYEIKNITSTKSKTYTCKKCDVNFTDEDEFKQHKKTHNEKMPAICSMCGKLFTNMVHLKSHMKIHANWRPYMCETCGKTFTENSQLKKHIRIHTGEKPYSCQFCDKSFSQSCSLNNHMKSHQFVGDTPFKCHLCSASFAYCGELEKHKRGHMGTDVFGCGLCGKKFSHPDDLKHHVGTHLEKPSELPADLPSQTGISSENVTTEGMSYPPDSMVTTSYGGSLGGPAGNFDSQVTSNMSVGADLSGLTGPMATAPPVAMVTGMEPCMPLPSTSITQSMNMQHVQALMREAEMMIQNAHQNQ; this is encoded by the coding sequence ATGTCAGACAGCGAAAATGCTTCCTTGATAACAAGTCTGTACAGTGAGATTGGCTCCTCTGAACCTCATTCTGTCCAAGTTACGGTCCGACTGGACCAGGAAGGGAATTCAGTCATTAATATTCCCGAAGCTGGCCCTGCTAAGGATGACTCAGTCACATATTACTACAGATGTGGACTGTGCCAGCTTGACTTTGTGACCTACCAAGAACTAACCAACCACCTTCAGCATCTTCACCTAAGGAACCACCAGTTTTCTTTGAAAGGGAAAGATAAGGATTATTCCAGcctcaaacatgtcattgtcatcactgGAACAGAGGCGTTCCACTGTGAGTTGTGTAATGTTCAGTTTGCAGAATCTGAACATGCCAGGGAACATTTCAACAGCCATCATGGATCTCAGCTTGGCACATGTGTTGATGGTGTCATTGAAGAAAAGATTTCAGATTGGAAGACCAATCAAGTCAAGAAACCGTTTCTGTGCAATATCTGTGGGAAAGGGTTCAGCAAACAGTCAAATGTTGCACATCACAAGAAAACTcattcatttaaaaagtgtAAATACTGtgataaaatgtttttgattcATTCTGATTTGGAAAAGCATCTGTCTAATCACAAAGGGCACTGGACCGATTCAGTTGAGTTTCAGGTTGATGAATCCAAGGAAAAGGGTGAAAAATGTGTTGATGGAATTGTCCGCAATGTTGAAATGTCTACATTAAATGAAAATCTCAATACAGTGGGGACAGGCAAGGAGCAGACGGCAGTTTTAGAGCAGACACAAGAGAAAAAGGACACCCTGACCTCAGCCGAAGCTTTGACTAATGATAAGActgatgaaaatgacagtttttctggagatgattttgatgagatgATCTCATTTGGCGATGCTGCTGTTGATGTAGTATTGAATGATGTAAAGAAATTTACATGTCATGTCTGCGGTAAAACTGTAAATGGGAAGCAACAGTTTGATGATCATATTGCAACACATGATGAACAGTTTCAGTGTGATCTATGTGAGAAGGTTTTCACGACAGTGGAGCAGCTTGATGATCATGAACTCACTCATGGAGGAGAGGATTTATACAAATGTAGAGTATGTGGCCGAACGTTCAGACAGACGCGGCATCTCAAACTCCATCTTAAGATTCATGTCGAGAAGTTCAAATGTGAAGAGTGTGGTGAGACATTTCCCACGTATTCGTCACGGAAAGAACATGTGCGAAGCCATATTGAATCTGCTCCATTCAAATGTGATATCTGTGAAAAAAGGTTTACCTTAAAAAACTGCTTGCGTCGACATTACTCAATTCATTCAGGTGAAAAACCACATAAGTGCAAACATTGTGATAAATGTTTCCGGTTGGCTAGCAGTCTTCGATACCATGAACGTGTTCACACAGGTGAGTTTCCATTGATGTGTGATTTCTGTGATAAGCGTTTTCGCTTGAGCCAGGCTCTGAAAAAGCATGTTGCCAGTTTCCATGCTTCTGTCAAACCCTACAAATGTGATATTTGCAATAAGGGGTTTGTTGAGAAGGGTCGTCTCACTGCACATAGAAGCAGGGTCCATTTTGGtctgaaaaacaaaaagacCGACAAGCCTGAGTCATCTGACGAAAAACACTCTTCATATGCTTGTATGGTGTGTAAAGAGGGATTGAAAGATGCAGATGATTTAGAAAACCATCTTCGATCATGTCCATCTCAacataaagaaaacaatgagCTTGTTCTGGAGGAAAGAGTTGATAAGAATGAACAGCTGAAAATTTTCCTGTGCGTTAAATGTGAGAAAGGATTCACCTCATGTGAGAAACTGCTGGCTCATATGAGAAGACATGGAGAACCATCGTGGTTAAATAAGTCCGGGTCATGTCGGAGTACGTGCCATATCTGCAACAAGACCGTCAACCATCTTCAGAAACACCTGGTCACCCACATGGGCTTGAAGCCATTCAGTTGTGAAGTTTGTGGCAAGTCCTTCCCAGAGAGATACATCCTCACTAAACATATGAAAAGTCATTCTACAGTCCGTCATTACGAGTGTAAACTTTGTAACAGTGCTTTCAAGAGGGGTGATAATCTCAAACGCCACCTCAAAGTGACTCACAATGTTGATCCTGagaaatatgaaattaaaaataTCACATCAACAAAATCGAAGACCTATACGTGTAAGAAATGTGATGTTAATTTCACAGATGAGGATGAGTTTAAGCaacataaaaaaacccacaacgAGAAAATGCCAGCTATCTGTAGCATGTGTGGGAAGTTGTTCACGAACATGGTTCACCTCAAAAGCCACATGAAGATCCATGCAAACTGGAGACCGTACATGTGCGAAACGTGTGGGAAGACTTTCACAGAAAACAGTCAGCTGAAGAAACACATTCGCATACACACCGGAGAGAAGCCATATTCGTGTCAGTTTTGTGACAAATCTTTCTCCCAATCCTGTTCTCTCAACAACCACATGAAGAGTCACCAGTTTGTTGGAGACACTCCCTTTAAATGTCATCTGTGTTCTGCATCCTTTGCATATTGCGGCGAGCTGGAGAAACACAAGCGAGGTCACATGGGGACTGATGTGTTTGGTTGTGGATTGTGTGGTAAAAAGTTCTCTCACCCAGATGACCTCAAGCACCATGTTGGGACCCATTTGGAAAAGCCATCTGAACTGCCAGCTGATTTACCAAGTCAGACTGGCATCTCAAGTGAAAATGTTACAACAGAGGGCATGTCCTATCCCCCTGACTCCATGGTCACCACGTCCTATGGAGGGTCTTTGGGAGGACCAGCAGGAAACTTTGACAGTCAGGTCACAAGCAATATGTCTGTAGGGGCAGATCTGAGTGGTCTGACCGGTCCCATGGCGACAGCTCCtcctgttgccatggttactggtATGGAACCGTGCATGCCCCTCCCAAGCACTAGCATAACCCAGAGTATGAACATGCAGCATGTCCAGGCTTTGATGAGAGAAGCAGAAATGATGATACAGAACGCTCACCAAAATCAGTGA